Below is a genomic region from Thermochromatium tepidum ATCC 43061.
TCGGGCATATTCGATCAGGGTCTCGGTCGCAGGCAGCTCGTGAAACAGGCTATGCCAGTGCGCGTCACCGCTCGCGAGCAAGGCATCGTTCAAGTCGATGACGGATTGCGACTCGAAATAACCGCGCGGATTCCAGGCGTTCGCCTCGATCAGATCCCGACCGAGGTAAAAACCGACCCGCCCCAGGAGCTCAGCGACGGCGCTGGTGCCCGCGCGGTGCATGCCGATCACGAGCAGACAGGATTTGGGTTGTTCAGTGGAAGCTAGCATGCAGGTCATCGGTGATCCCGAGCCGGTCATAAGACATCCGCGAATCCATCGCGCGTAAATTGAAACCACCAATGACCGAGCCAAAGGATGAAGAGCGCCATGCCGCTGTAAAGTAGCCAACCCATGACATCGGGCAACAGGCCGAAAACGAGCACTTTACGGCCTTCCTCGATCATGAATGAGAGTGGGTTGAGTGTCATCCACACCTGAAAGGGCTCCGGAAGACGTGAGACTGGATAGAAGACCGGCGACAAAAACAGCAGGATCGTGGTCAAGACGCCGATCACCTGACCGATGTCCCGCACAAAGGTGCCGAGGGAGGCCAGGATCAGCGCCAGCCCGGCGATCAGGAGCACGAACGGCAAGAGCAGGATCGGCAGCAGGAGCGCGGTCGCCGGCAGGGTCCCCTTGAGCAGCCATTGCACCAACAGCAGGGCGATCACACTGACCAAGGCGTGGAAGCCAGCGGCCAACACGAGGATCCAGGGGAGGATTTCGAGCGGAAAGATGACCTTTTTGACGTAATTGGGGTTGTGAAGGATGACGCTCGGTGCGCGGGTGATGCACTCAGCGAAAAAGCCGTACACGATCATGCCGACGAAGAGGATGATCGCAAAATCGACACGCGACTCATCGGCTAACCCCCAGCGCGACTCGAAGATATAGGAGAAGACGAAGGTATAGACCGACAGCATCAGCAAGGGATGCAAGAGTGACCAGGCGATCCCCATAAAAGATCCGCGATAACGCCCAAGCACCTCACGCTGAGTCAGCTCGATGAGCAGGCGCCGATGGGTCGAGAGCGGAACGAAACAGGTCGCTAGGGGGCCAAGAATTCGAACGATTGGACTCGAGGTCATTCAGGACTGGCCTTGATTGGAATTGAATGTCAGCGCCGATACAGCGCAGCGAGTTGACTCAGCACGACTTTGAAATAGCCGGGTTGATAAAAACGCTTGCTCATCCGCTCGGAGAGCCTGGGTGCCCCCTGTTGGACGAGCCGCCGATGAGTGCGCCGCTCGGCGATGCAGGCCGGAAGCCCGCGCCAAGCATCCCGATAGACGCGATAGACGACCTCGGGGTGTCCGGCCAACAGGTGGCGGACGATTGCCAGGGTGTGGGCAAGGAGCAGCCAATGGAGATGGCGCAGGAGGAGACGCGAGGAAAACCACTTGGCATGCATCCAGATGACGTTGCGCAGTCCGTGATAGGCGATGAAGGGATTATATCCCTTCCCCGTGCTGCCCTGACCCTGGTGTAGGGCCACGAGCCTATCGACATAGGCGGGTCGATAGCCCTTGAGCAAGGCCCGCACGACCAAGTCGGTGTCTTCACAGTAACAAAAGAATCTTGGGTCGAGCACATAGCCGAAGGAGTCCTGCATATCCTGGATGAAGGCACGGTCGAGCAGGCAACAGCCGCCGGTCGGCCCTAAGAATGGATCCTGGAGATCGAGGCGGTTTGCCGGCATCAGACTG
It encodes:
- a CDS encoding ABC transporter permease; this encodes MTSSPIVRILGPLATCFVPLSTHRRLLIELTQREVLGRYRGSFMGIAWSLLHPLLMLSVYTFVFSYIFESRWGLADESRVDFAIILFVGMIVYGFFAECITRAPSVILHNPNYVKKVIFPLEILPWILVLAAGFHALVSVIALLLVQWLLKGTLPATALLLPILLLPFVLLIAGLALILASLGTFVRDIGQVIGVLTTILLFLSPVFYPVSRLPEPFQVWMTLNPLSFMIEEGRKVLVFGLLPDVMGWLLYSGMALFILWLGHWWFQFTRDGFADVL
- a CDS encoding glycosyltransferase codes for the protein MIHANLDPTTVEERFVWKAPCPNASGVGVVLINYRTPSLTRRCLESLTKLDPAPAQILVLDNAPEEAGSILSPELLECFQHTSVRLFVSSVNLGFAAGCNFAIEVLLADECCRAILLLNNDAVGLPPLLSELLGALTASPEVGMVGGRLHDLMDPQAIDTLGITLHASLMPANRLDLQDPFLGPTGGCCLLDRAFIQDMQDSFGYVLDPRFFCYCEDTDLVVRALLKGYRPAYVDRLVALHQGQGSTGKGYNPFIAYHGLRNVIWMHAKWFSSRLLLRHLHWLLLAHTLAIVRHLLAGHPEVVYRVYRDAWRGLPACIAERRTHRRLVQQGAPRLSERMSKRFYQPGYFKVVLSQLAALYRR